The following proteins come from a genomic window of Lycium ferocissimum isolate CSIRO_LF1 chromosome 4, AGI_CSIRO_Lferr_CH_V1, whole genome shotgun sequence:
- the LOC132051697 gene encoding potassium transporter 26-like → MEDVKSNNSGLNNNDIESRSNLGDSSRVDLRNNSRRVVPDPVPAMETYMTFIQTYQSPLTKPKEYPAVQTLLLAYQSLGVVYGDLGTSPVNVFSSTRLTNLTEDDLLGTFSLIFWTLTLLVLVKYVFIVLHANDHGEGGTFALYSYLCRHINFRSKLTIHNVRMESDESMAYYSQESGSPLCSKTKKFLERSSAAQNFLTFVVLLGTCMVIGDGALTPATCVLSALQGIQSLSSKITQDHVVFMSVIMLIGLFMFQRCGTSKVSFCFTPVMLLWFATNVSVGIYNMFEYYPSVLKAVSPHYIVKFVSRNGKTAWNLLGAVFLSITGAEAMFADLGHFNKRAIQLAFSFVVYPSLVLSYAGETAYLVRYPENINNAYYSSLPKPVYWPMFVVSTLAAIVASQSMISATFSIVKQSLALGCFPRVNIIHTSSKHEGQIYSPEVNYILMILCVTLVLGFKGGVELANAYGVVVIWVMIITTFLTAFVMLIIWKTNIILILAFFLPFIIIEGCFMTSLLNKIPQGGWVPFAISAFFLTIMLSWTYGRSKKYEYEADRKMSLPDLDQMLSSFSTYRAPGICFFFTDLANGIPPIIRHYIQHTNSVREILVIVTVRTLPIKSVLLEERYNVGKLGVEGVYRCLIQFGYKDSQSMEGDDFVTSMITKLQDQAESTSEKQKIDAAADRGPVFVLGRTILKANKGWFARFTIEYLYRFLQKNSRAAISALQIPPDKTLQVGMLYEI, encoded by the exons ATGGAAGATGTGAAAAGCAACAATTCCGGCTTAAATAACAATGATATTGAAAGCAGAAGCAATCTTGGAGATAGCAGCCGTGTTGACCTTCGTAATAACAGCAGGAGAGTTGTTCCAGACCCAGTACCTGCTATGGAAACGTACATGACATTTATCCAGACATACCAGTCTCCCTTAACCAAACCTAAG GAATATCCAGCCGTCCAGACCTTGCTGTTGGCTTACCAATCTCTTGGAGTTGTATATGGGGACCTTGGAACTTCTCCTGTCAATGTCTTTTCCTCTACTCGCTTAACAAATCTCACTGAAGATGATTTACTTGGGACATTCAGCCTAATCTTTTGGACTTTAACATTGCTCGTGTTAGTCAAATATGTCTTCATCGTCCTCCATGCTAATGATCATGGAGAAGGCGGTACTTTTGCTCTCTATTCATATCTCTGTCGCCACATCAATTTCCGAAGCAAACTTACTATCCACAACGTTAGGATGGAATCTGATGAGAGCATGGCATATTACAGCCAAGAGAGTGGAAGTCCTCTGTGTTCAAAAACTAAGAAGTTCCTGGAGAGAAGTTCTGCAGCTCAAAATTTTCTTACTTTTGTTGTTTTACTTGGAACTTGTATGGTCATTGGTGATGGAGCTCTCACTCCTGCTACTTGTG TACTCTCAGCCCTCCAAGGAATTCAATCTCTCTCTTCCAAGATAACCCAAg ATCATGTGGTTTTCATGTCTGTGATTATGTTAATCGGCCTTTTCATGTTTCAACGCTGTGGAACAAGCAAAGTCAGCTTCTGCTTCACTCCAGTAATGTTATTGTGGTTCGCTACCAATGTTTCAGTCGGTATCTACAATATGTTTGAGTACTATCCATCAGTTCTTAAAGCCGTTTCTCCTCACTACATAGTGAAATTTGTTTCAAGAAATGGAAAGACTGCTTGGAATCTTCTCGGTGCAGTATTTCTAAGCATTACAG GAGCTGAAGCCATGTTTGCTGATTTAGGTCATTTCAATAAAAGAGCAATTCAG TTGGCATTTTCTTTTGTAGTTTATCCATCCCTAGTTCTCAGCTATGCCGGTGAAACAGCTTATCTAGTGAGGTACCCAGAGAATATCAACAATGCCTATTACAGTTCCCTACCAAAACCTGTATACTGGCCAATGTTTGTAGTCTCAACCCTAGCTGCCATAGTTGCTAGCCAGTCCATGATATCAGCAACTTTTTCCATTGTAAAGCAATCACTTGCTCTTGGATGCTTCCCTCGAGTAAACATTATACATACTTCATCTAAGCATGAAGGACAAATCTATTCCCCAGAAGTAAACTACATCCTCATGATTCTTTGTGTCACTCTCGTTCTTGGATTCAAAGGTGGTGTTGAACTAGCAAATGCCTATG GGGTGGTGGTCATCTGGGTAATGATCATAACTACATTCTTGACAGCATTCGTGATGCTAATCATATGGAAGACAAATATCATTCTCATTTTGGCATTTTTCTTGCCCTTTATAATAATTGAAGGTTGTTTCATGACATCTTTGCTCAATAAAATACCACAAGGAGGATGGGTGCCGTTTGCTATTTCTGCTTTCTTCTTGACCATCATGCTATCTTGGACATATGGAAGGAgtaagaaatatgaatatgaagcAGATAGAAAGATGAGTTTACCTGATCTAGACCAAATGCTGTCAAGCTTTAGTACATACCGAGCGCCAGGAATCTGCTTCTTTTTCACTGATCTTGCAAATGGCATTCCACCCATAATCCGGCATTATATTCAGCACACAAATTCTGTACGAGAAATCCTGGTAATTGTCACTGTTAGAACTCTTCCCATCAAATCTGTCCTGCTGGAGGAACGTTACAATGTGGGGAAGCTGGGAGTTGAAGGGGTCTATCGGTGTTTGATTCAGTTTGGATATAAGGATTCTCAGAGCATGGAAGGAGATGACTTTGTTACTTCGATGATCACAAAACTCCAAGACCAAGCTGAGTCTACTAGTGAAAAACAAAAGATAGATGCAGCTGCTGATAGAGGACCCGTTTTTGTGTTAGGAAGAACAATTCTTAAAGCAAATAAAGGTTGGTTTGCTCGCTTCACTATAGAGTACTTGTACAGGTTTCTTCAGAAGAATAGCAGGGCAGCCATTTCTGCACTTCAAATTCCACCAGATAAAACACTTCAAGTTGGTATGCTTTATGAAATCTAA
- the LOC132051695 gene encoding uncharacterized protein LOC132051695 — MGSSYDFRNRKEPPYSKQSPMYGRPATNAPHPIYGQPSSLYPRVGQHSGGNRNPSFYPTSSTTGIGIRVAMKPEYRIRPPPPLSPQVGDIPRSTFHFDFDLEKKILAEAQKESQNWSSLGLENLPSRGSHQASMASSGDPVMNKYIALGLNREAVPLAVANYGDNPAKVKEFADGYTRLKEMGFSSNSAADALLMNDNDTSKAIPHLLNNPS, encoded by the exons atgggatcatcataTGATTTCAGGAACAGAAAAGAACCCCCTTACAGTAAGCAATCCCCCATGTACGGCCGGCCGGCAACCAATGCTCCCCATCCGATTTACGGACAACCCTCCAGCCTGTATCCTCGGGTCGGTCAACACTCAGGCGGCAACCGTAATCCCTCTTTTTACCCCACATCCTCCACTA CGGGAATCGGCATCAGAGTTGCTATGAAACCAGAATATCGGATTAGGCCTCCG CCTCCGTTGTCCCCACAAGTAGGAGACATTCCTCGAAGCACATTTCACTTTGATTTTGACCTTGAGAAGAAGATTTTAGCTGAAGCACAAAAGGAAAGCCAAAACTGGAGCAGTTTAGGTCTGGAAAATCTTCCATCCAGAGGGTCACACCAAGCTTCTATG GCATCCTCTGGGGATCCTGTTATGAACAAATACATTGCATTGGGTCTCAACAGAGAGGCTGTGCCTCTTGCAGTTGCAAATTATGGAGACAATCCAGCCAAG GTCAAGGAATTTGCTGATGGGTATACTCGCTTGAAAGAAATGGGATTCTCATCAAATAGTGCTGCAGATGCCTTGCTAATGAATGACAATGATACGAGCAAGGCAATCCCACATTTACTAAACAACCCATCTTAA
- the LOC132051696 gene encoding uncharacterized protein LOC132051696 — MAWFQSNRRGPLPAQAQAQARPVLNDDKQIANDNEDAESPKLRPTDSNDVTEDQNRDPFMGVKVRRKASFHRDYIGDYLDVPSRPYLMKILEKQGDKKVLFADKVLKFTSTGKMKRRILLITDFAVYIVDPDIDALKRRISLAAVEKLCLSELSDNFLAIIIPTEYDLLITSTRKTEIVNVLVDATRSQSDYELEVLLSNRFEYNATSELVKEIDFEETEGGVRTRIVRK, encoded by the exons ATGGCATGGTTTCAATCAAATCGGAGAGGCCCGTTACCCGCCCAAGCCCAAGCCCAAGCCCGACCGGTCCTTAACGATGACAAACAGATCGCGAACGACAACGAAGATGCTGAAAGCCCGAAGCTAAGGCCCACAGATAGCAACGACGTAACGGAAGATCAAAATAGAGATCCTTTTATGGGAGTAAAAGTCCGTAGAAAAGCTTCTTTTCATAGAGATTACATTGGTGATTACCTTGACGTGCCTTCTCGACCTTATCTTATGAAGATTCTAGAAAAACAAG GTGACAAGAAAGTTCTCTTTGCAGACAAAGTTTTGAAGTTCACAAGTACAGGGAAGATGAAGCGTCGCATTCTTCTTATAACTGATTTTGCAGTTTACATCGTAGACCCAGACATTGATGCACTTAAAAGGCGGATTTCCCTGGCAGCCGTTGAAAAGCTCTGTTTGAGTGAACTAAGTGATAATTTCTTAGCAATTATTATCCCAACTGAATATGATCTACTGATTACCAGTACTCGGAAGACGGAAATTGTAAATGTCTTAGTAGACGCTACCAGGAGTCAATCAGATTACGAACTTGAGGTGCTACTCTCTAATAG ATTTGAGTACAATGCTACTTCTGAACTTGTAAAAGAAATTGACTTTGAGGAAACTGAAG GGGGTGTGAGAACAAGAATTGTGCGAAAGTGA